Proteins encoded in a region of the Flavobacteriales bacterium genome:
- the era gene encoding GTPase Era, whose amino-acid sequence MEHKAGYVNIIGNPNVGKSTLMNALVGERLSIITSKAQTTRHRILGIVNDEQHQIVFSDTPGVMNPAYKLQENMMDFVHGAFQDADILLYMVETGEKGLKDEKLFERLKNTDLPILLLLNKIDRVEQDFVKEQILFWKELLPNAEIHPISALNKFNLDLVMARIKALLPVSPPYFEKDALTDKSERFFVSETIREKILKYYKKEIPYSVEIEVEEFFDEEDIIKIRAIIFVARESQKGIIIGHKGRALKKVGTLARRDMETFFQKKIFLDLYVKVNKDWRDDDKQLKRFGYNNQ is encoded by the coding sequence ATGGAGCATAAAGCAGGATATGTAAATATTATAGGCAACCCTAATGTTGGGAAATCTACACTGATGAATGCTTTGGTAGGCGAGCGATTGTCCATTATCACATCAAAGGCACAGACTACAAGACACCGTATATTGGGTATCGTTAATGACGAGCAACACCAAATTGTATTTTCTGATACACCAGGTGTAATGAATCCAGCCTATAAGTTGCAAGAAAATATGATGGACTTTGTGCACGGTGCTTTTCAAGATGCCGATATATTGTTGTACATGGTAGAGACGGGAGAAAAAGGGCTTAAAGACGAGAAACTTTTCGAGCGTTTAAAAAACACCGATTTACCCATTTTACTGTTGCTAAATAAAATTGATAGGGTAGAGCAAGACTTCGTCAAAGAGCAGATTTTATTTTGGAAAGAATTGTTGCCTAATGCCGAGATACACCCTATTTCGGCTCTCAACAAATTCAATTTAGATTTGGTTATGGCAAGAATAAAAGCCTTACTTCCTGTATCGCCACCATATTTTGAAAAAGATGCTTTAACCGATAAGTCGGAACGCTTTTTTGTTAGCGAAACTATTAGAGAGAAAATACTCAAATACTACAAAAAGGAAATTCCATATTCTGTAGAAATTGAAGTAGAAGAATTTTTTGATGAAGAAGACATCATAAAAATAAGAGCGATAATTTTTGTGGCTAGAGAATCACAAAAGGGGATTATTATAGGGCATAAGGGTAGAGCCTTGAAGAAAGTGGGCACCTTAGCTCGTAGAGATATGGAAACTTTTTTCCAGAAAAAGATATTTTTGGACTTATATGTCAAGGTCAATAAAGATTGGCGTGATGACGATAAACAGCTGAAGCGATTCGGCTACAATAACCAATAG
- the der gene encoding ribosome biogenesis GTPase Der, whose protein sequence is MGNIVAIVGRPNVGKSTFFNRLIQKRQAIVDSVSGVTRDRHYGKTDWNGKEFSVIDTGGYIVGSDDIFEGEIRKQVDLAIEEANAILFLVDAQQGVTDMDMTVAKHLRKSDKPVFLVANKVDNGQIMQEAVELYALGMGDYFCISSINGSGTGELLDELIAKLPDAVAEEESDLPRFAIVGRPNVGKSSFVNALVGEERNIVTDIAGTTRDSLDTHYTKFGHDFVLVDTAGVRKKKKVSEDLEFYSVMRSIRSIEYSDVCLLLIDATLGFESQDQSIFHLADKNRKGIVILVNKWDLVDKDTHTTKAYEAAIREKIAPFTDVPILFISALTKQRLLKALEIAIKVSEDRKARISTSKLNDVMLPFIEQNPPPATKGKYIRIKFCTQLPTKTPTFAFFANLPQYIKEPYKRYIENKLRESFDFSGVPLQIFFRKK, encoded by the coding sequence ATGGGAAATATAGTAGCAATAGTTGGACGTCCTAATGTAGGGAAATCAACCTTTTTCAATAGGCTGATACAAAAGCGACAAGCCATAGTGGATTCGGTCAGTGGTGTCACTCGCGATAGACACTACGGCAAGACAGATTGGAATGGCAAGGAGTTTTCTGTCATTGATACGGGTGGATATATTGTTGGTTCGGACGATATCTTTGAGGGCGAAATACGCAAACAAGTGGACTTGGCTATTGAAGAAGCGAATGCCATACTCTTTTTAGTTGATGCCCAACAAGGTGTTACCGATATGGATATGACGGTAGCCAAACACCTAAGGAAATCCGATAAGCCTGTTTTTCTTGTAGCTAATAAAGTGGATAACGGTCAGATTATGCAAGAAGCCGTAGAACTGTATGCCTTAGGCATGGGCGATTATTTCTGTATATCTTCTATCAATGGTAGTGGAACAGGGGAGTTGCTTGATGAATTAATAGCTAAATTGCCTGATGCTGTAGCTGAGGAAGAAAGCGATTTGCCTCGATTTGCTATTGTAGGACGACCTAATGTGGGCAAGTCCTCTTTTGTCAATGCCCTGGTGGGTGAGGAAAGGAATATCGTTACTGATATTGCTGGAACAACACGAGATTCATTAGACACCCACTATACTAAGTTTGGACACGATTTTGTCCTAGTTGATACGGCTGGTGTTCGTAAGAAGAAAAAAGTCAGTGAAGATTTGGAGTTTTATTCTGTCATGCGTTCCATACGTTCGATAGAATATTCAGACGTCTGTTTGTTGCTTATTGATGCTACACTAGGTTTTGAATCACAAGACCAAAGTATTTTTCATTTGGCAGACAAAAACAGAAAAGGCATTGTTATATTAGTCAATAAATGGGATTTGGTGGATAAAGATACCCATACAACCAAAGCCTATGAGGCGGCAATACGAGAAAAAATAGCTCCCTTTACCGATGTGCCTATTTTGTTTATTTCGGCACTAACCAAGCAACGTTTGTTGAAAGCTCTAGAAATAGCCATTAAAGTTTCTGAAGATAGAAAAGCACGTATTAGCACTTCTAAATTGAATGATGTGATGTTGCCTTTTATAGAGCAAAACCCACCACCAGCTACCAAAGGCAAATACATACGCATTAAGTTTTGCACACAATTGCCAACCAAGACTCCAACCTTTGCCTTTTTTGCCAATTTACCGCAGTATATTAAAGAGCCGTACAAGCGTTACATAGAAAATAAGCTCAGAGAAAGTTTTGACTTCAGCGGAGTTCCCCTTCAGATTTTCTTTAGGAAGAAGTAG
- a CDS encoding methionine adenosyltransferase has protein sequence MAYFFTSESVSEGHPDKVADQISDALLDNFLAQDQDSKVACETLVTTGLTVLSGEVKTSAYVDVQKIARQVIHKIGYNKSEYQFDADSCGVISAIHEQSADINQGVEANKGLHAEQGAGDQGMMFGYATDETDNYMPLALDLSHRILIELAEIRREGKEMTYLRPDSKSQVTIEYSDDHQPIRIEAIVVSTQHDEFILPKDSSPSAIKEAEDSMQKQIEKDVKTILIPRVKAQLEERQQQLFGDEKYHVNPTGKFVIGGPHGDTGLTGRKIIVDTYGGKGAHGGGAFSGKDPSKVDRSAAYATRHIAKNLVAAGLCKQVLVQVSYAIGVAKPMGIFVDTYGTAQVDFSDGEIAKAIENIFDMRPAAIIERLKLKNPIYQETAAYGHMGRTPQTKTFSFNVEGQTKEMTLETFTWEKLDYVDKVKATFGL, from the coding sequence ATGGCTTATTTTTTCACCTCAGAATCCGTATCAGAAGGACATCCAGACAAAGTAGCTGACCAAATATCAGATGCTCTACTGGACAATTTTTTAGCCCAAGACCAAGACTCTAAAGTGGCTTGTGAAACTCTAGTAACTACGGGTCTTACCGTACTTAGTGGAGAAGTCAAGACTTCGGCCTATGTAGATGTACAAAAGATAGCAAGACAGGTTATTCACAAGATTGGCTACAACAAATCGGAGTACCAATTTGATGCCGATAGCTGTGGTGTAATTTCTGCTATACACGAACAGTCGGCAGACATCAACCAAGGCGTAGAAGCCAACAAAGGTTTGCATGCAGAACAAGGTGCTGGTGACCAAGGTATGATGTTTGGCTATGCCACAGACGAAACCGACAACTATATGCCTTTAGCCCTAGATTTATCGCACCGTATTCTAATAGAATTGGCAGAAATTAGACGTGAAGGTAAAGAGATGACCTACCTAAGACCTGATTCTAAATCTCAGGTTACTATAGAATATAGCGACGACCACCAGCCTATTCGCATCGAGGCTATTGTAGTATCTACCCAGCACGATGAGTTCATTTTGCCAAAAGACTCGAGCCCAAGCGCAATAAAGGAAGCTGAAGACAGTATGCAAAAGCAAATAGAGAAAGATGTTAAAACCATTCTTATCCCTAGAGTAAAAGCTCAATTGGAAGAACGCCAACAACAATTGTTTGGTGACGAAAAATACCACGTTAATCCTACTGGTAAATTTGTAATTGGCGGTCCGCATGGCGATACAGGGCTAACAGGACGAAAAATTATTGTGGATACTTATGGTGGTAAAGGTGCACACGGTGGAGGTGCTTTTTCAGGAAAAGACCCTTCTAAAGTAGACCGTTCGGCAGCCTATGCTACTCGTCATATTGCTAAAAATTTAGTAGCTGCAGGATTGTGCAAACAAGTATTGGTGCAAGTGTCCTATGCTATTGGCGTAGCTAAACCCATGGGAATTTTTGTAGATACTTATGGTACTGCCCAAGTAGATTTTTCTGATGGGGAGATTGCTAAAGCTATAGAAAACATTTTTGATATGCGTCCGGCAGCTATCATAGAACGTCTAAAACTTAAAAACCCTATCTATCAAGAGACAGCAGCCTACGGACATATGGGAAGAACACCACAAACTAAAACGTTCTCTTTCAATGTAGAAGGGCAAACTAAGGAAATGACCTTAGAAACTTTCACTTGGGAAAAATTGGATTATGTGGATAAGGTGAAAGCAACTTTCGGATTGTAA